One part of the Treponema sp. OMZ 787 genome encodes these proteins:
- a CDS encoding ABC transporter ATP-binding protein, with the protein MIEISNVSKAYGSSKTKAVDGISVNVKNGEIFGFLGPNGAGKTTTIKMITGVLNPDSGSIIVDGINIAEDSMEAKRRIGYVTDNPELFSQLKAAEYLNFVGDVYGVPADIRQERIERYTKLFGINEALNGSIGSFSHGMKQKLLVTGSLLSDPAVWILDEPMVGLDPKSAFSLKEIMRERADAGKVVFFSTHVMEVAEKLCDRLAIINSGKIMFEGSLQELREKRGENASLEKLFLELVDDKSSFDFENGEA; encoded by the coding sequence ATGATTGAAATTTCAAATGTTTCAAAGGCCTACGGTTCTTCTAAAACAAAGGCTGTAGACGGTATTTCTGTAAATGTAAAAAACGGCGAAATTTTCGGCTTTTTAGGACCGAACGGAGCCGGAAAAACTACAACAATTAAGATGATAACCGGAGTTCTTAATCCGGATTCCGGCTCAATAATCGTTGACGGCATAAACATAGCTGAAGACTCTATGGAAGCAAAAAGAAGAATAGGATATGTTACCGATAATCCTGAACTTTTTTCCCAATTAAAGGCGGCTGAATATTTAAATTTTGTCGGAGATGTTTATGGAGTTCCGGCAGATATAAGACAAGAAAGAATAGAGCGTTATACTAAACTTTTCGGAATAAATGAGGCCTTAAACGGGAGTATAGGAAGTTTTTCCCACGGAATGAAGCAAAAACTTTTGGTTACCGGAAGCCTCTTATCAGACCCTGCTGTTTGGATCTTGGATGAGCCCATGGTAGGCTTGGATCCCAAATCTGCCTTTTCGTTAAAGGAAATTATGAGAGAAAGAGCTGATGCCGGAAAGGTTGTTTTCTTTTCTACCCATGTTATGGAGGTTGCCGAAAAACTTTGCGACAGACTTGCAATCATAAATTCAGGCAAAATTATGTTTGAGGGTTCTTTACAAGAATTAAGGGAAAAACGAGGAGAAAACGCCTCTCTTGAAAAGTTATTTTTGGAACTCGTTGACGATAAATCTTCTTTTGATTTTGAAAACGGAGAAGCTTAA
- the aroA gene encoding 3-phosphoshikimate 1-carboxyvinyltransferase yields the protein MILKIKKSSPLSTLPIEVPPSKSHSMRALVLASFAEDSSEIKNFLISGDTKTAITVFESLGVKFRIENKTKSSADIIVFPPKAGLKKRIKSQQSIKIDAGNSGTLFYFLGSILSLISSDFVLTGDLSILKRPLAPLTDIYDEFGLKYEFFDGLGKAPIRVLGEPISIPEDASLIKGLEKKAVHLEGDFSQVVSGLLLGAALSNYFLQINLQRAGELPYLKMTLHWLKTCGISFNVSGDFKTFKINGQQKIPGFSATIPADWSSAAFPIALGLITHSAIGIKNIDINDVQGDSGIINILKKMNAEIHFDDKNKILKVFPSSLKGGTFDCSEMPDAVPALSAIACFAQGETLLTNIEICRYKECDRLFAVASELKKLGADITEGRNFLLIKGNDGKDLIPARVFSHGDHRIAMMLAVMGFGIDDKDSSDFILQDAECFDISYPSFLDDLKKMRLNIV from the coding sequence ATGATTTTAAAAATTAAAAAATCCTCACCTCTTTCTACATTACCAATAGAGGTTCCGCCATCAAAAAGTCATTCAATGAGGGCCTTGGTGTTGGCTTCCTTTGCAGAAGACTCTTCAGAGATTAAAAATTTTCTTATCAGCGGAGACACTAAAACTGCGATAACGGTATTTGAATCCTTAGGCGTAAAATTCCGAATAGAAAACAAAACAAAATCATCTGCCGATATAATTGTGTTTCCTCCAAAAGCTGGTTTAAAAAAAAGAATTAAAAGTCAACAATCCATAAAAATCGATGCAGGAAATTCCGGCACTCTTTTTTATTTTTTAGGCTCCATTCTTTCTTTAATTTCTTCAGACTTTGTTTTAACCGGAGATTTATCAATTTTAAAACGGCCTCTTGCACCCTTAACGGACATCTATGATGAATTCGGTTTAAAATACGAATTTTTTGACGGTCTTGGAAAAGCTCCGATACGTGTTTTAGGAGAACCAATCAGTATTCCTGAAGATGCATCTTTAATCAAAGGTCTTGAAAAAAAAGCAGTCCATCTTGAAGGAGATTTTTCTCAGGTTGTAAGCGGACTCTTGCTTGGAGCCGCTCTTAGTAATTATTTTTTGCAAATAAATTTACAAAGGGCAGGGGAACTTCCTTATTTAAAAATGACACTTCATTGGCTCAAAACTTGCGGTATTTCGTTCAATGTTTCAGGCGATTTTAAAACATTTAAAATTAATGGCCAGCAAAAAATTCCGGGATTTTCGGCAACTATTCCGGCTGACTGGTCAAGTGCTGCCTTTCCCATTGCCTTGGGCTTGATTACACATTCTGCTATCGGCATAAAAAACATAGATATAAATGATGTTCAAGGAGACTCCGGAATTATAAATATTCTAAAAAAAATGAATGCCGAGATTCACTTTGACGATAAAAATAAAATTCTAAAAGTTTTTCCTTCAAGTTTAAAGGGCGGAACATTTGATTGTTCAGAGATGCCCGATGCAGTTCCTGCTCTTTCTGCAATTGCTTGTTTTGCACAGGGAGAAACTCTTTTAACCAATATAGAAATATGCCGTTATAAAGAATGCGACAGGCTTTTTGCTGTTGCCTCAGAATTAAAAAAACTTGGGGCTGATATTACCGAGGGCAGAAACTTTTTACTTATCAAAGGAAATGACGGAAAAGACTTAATCCCTGCTCGAGTTTTTTCGCATGGGGATCACCGTATTGCGATGATGCTTGCCGTCATGGGGTTTGGTATTGATGACAAAGATTCTTCAGATTTTATACTTCAAGATGCCGAATGTTTCGATATAAGTTATCCTTCTTTTTTGGATGACCTAAAAAAAATGAGGCTCAACATTGTTTAA
- a CDS encoding ABC transporter permease: MKVFFRLVKIYLASVFNFKNFKAQIQKRKKRGEQTVTRNSKAKIAGIAVLFLVVFAEFLLIFGFLIFGLYGTAKAVNNINILFEVTAVLISFMSLLFGFMLTISTYYIGEIEEQFLAMPIKPRTLFASKFFANTINSLITSVAFFAVLMGIYGYMEAPPLIFYLWALICALVIPLPMISVCYFFNILIMRFTRIFKNKNVVMAVNGIVGMSLALGFNYIIQSAAGSDPEAIYTMVGSNAAAFQSYGAYYPPIKLVGYILSAPDSVLSFLYLVLLISLCAVFPALIIGCMSKLYTESLIGFNEKSIKKLEAKQVSAYLSKNIKRSSPFMAYLKREFKMMNRTPVYLLNGPFSIIFMPVLIIVISIAKGTNLNDVPPHVFDFMQGNAGFVITGLAAGFLGSMTNIADTALSRDAKFIPFIKSLPVDIAVYMYAKLAHAMIFAVFAIVIGVGFASFVFKFGIFHIVLSSMVALCFSALVNLVSLFLDTAHPKLHWDNPVAAMKQNTNILFIMFFNMIILAISAVAVFFTMNSYLWVILIYFCGIPAAIFSVLIKPYGIYAENKIASLEL, from the coding sequence ATGAAAGTTTTTTTTAGATTGGTTAAAATTTATTTGGCTTCGGTTTTTAACTTTAAGAATTTTAAGGCTCAAATTCAAAAAAGAAAAAAGAGGGGAGAGCAAACCGTAACAAGAAATTCCAAGGCTAAGATAGCCGGTATTGCGGTCTTGTTTTTGGTGGTCTTTGCAGAGTTTTTGCTTATCTTCGGCTTTTTGATTTTCGGACTATACGGAACGGCGAAGGCTGTCAACAATATAAATATTCTGTTTGAGGTAACGGCTGTTCTTATCTCTTTTATGAGTCTATTGTTCGGCTTTATGCTGACTATTTCCACCTACTACATCGGAGAAATTGAAGAACAGTTTTTGGCCATGCCCATTAAACCTCGTACCTTGTTTGCATCAAAATTTTTTGCAAACACAATTAATTCGCTTATTACCTCTGTTGCCTTTTTTGCTGTGTTGATGGGAATCTACGGCTATATGGAAGCCCCTCCTCTTATATTTTATCTATGGGCCCTCATCTGTGCCTTGGTAATCCCTCTACCCATGATTTCGGTCTGTTATTTTTTTAATATTCTTATCATGCGTTTTACTAGAATTTTTAAAAATAAAAATGTTGTCATGGCTGTCAACGGAATTGTAGGTATGTCTCTCGCTTTGGGCTTTAATTATATAATCCAATCGGCTGCGGGTTCCGACCCTGAGGCTATTTATACAATGGTGGGCTCCAATGCTGCCGCCTTTCAATCTTATGGAGCATACTATCCTCCGATAAAACTTGTAGGGTATATTTTAAGTGCTCCGGATTCTGTTTTAAGCTTTTTATATCTCGTATTGCTGATTTCCCTTTGTGCTGTTTTCCCTGCCTTGATTATAGGTTGTATGTCAAAGCTTTACACCGAAAGCCTAATAGGTTTTAACGAAAAGAGCATAAAAAAACTTGAAGCAAAACAAGTTTCCGCTTATTTAAGCAAAAATATAAAAAGATCAAGTCCTTTTATGGCTTATTTGAAGAGGGAATTTAAAATGATGAACCGTACTCCGGTTTACCTTTTAAACGGCCCCTTTTCGATTATTTTTATGCCTGTATTGATAATCGTTATAAGCATTGCAAAGGGTACAAACTTAAATGATGTACCGCCTCATGTGTTCGACTTTATGCAGGGAAATGCAGGTTTTGTAATTACGGGCCTTGCAGCCGGTTTTTTAGGTTCAATGACCAATATTGCGGATACGGCTCTTTCACGGGATGCCAAATTTATTCCCTTTATTAAAAGTTTACCGGTTGATATTGCAGTTTATATGTATGCTAAATTAGCCCATGCTATGATTTTTGCTGTTTTTGCCATAGTGATAGGGGTAGGCTTTGCAAGCTTTGTATTTAAATTCGGCATCTTTCATATAGTGCTGTCATCTATGGTAGCTCTTTGCTTTTCGGCTTTGGTCAATCTAGTGTCCTTATTTTTGGATACTGCACATCCTAAACTGCATTGGGATAATCCTGTTGCCGCAATGAAGCAAAATACAAACATTCTTTTTATAATGTTTTTTAATATGATCATTTTGGCAATTTCTGCCGTTGCCGTATTTTTTACAATGAACTCATATTTATGGGTAATTTTAATTTACTTTTGCGGTATTCCTGCCGCAATTTTTTCAGTTTTAATTAAACCATATGGAATATATGCAGAAAACAAGATAGCAAGTCTCGAATTGTAA
- a CDS encoding lipopolysaccharide assembly protein LapB, which produces MERLKLYFYYFKNKFLKRSESKKSRLVIDPEEIKEEIWEADFSKKENSRFLEEKGDGYQSLFEENPEGNPSYSLELKRKHLYAWTLNPVFRYKDFVLDAEIDLPGFKDNFIPEQNSSAGYCAAGFVFRHISDKAFYSLLISDKGWIRLEAVVNSTPMPILGWTKPLTDVDSAKFKIKLICAGTSITILVNNTWLGKFDSDIVQAAGKIGFAGQNWETHSKVKFYLNEFKIISQPLLVENTDSAANNPDAISPEAYINLASTYYAMGQYVAAIYQIKQAWKLREPIIQDHILAGRIYFAQRLNEEAEKEFLQALDIEHDDYEIMAELAGLYYQSGNMKKLGDLLKDIPNEEIEKSVLLCSLQGHFLNSQGEHEKSAASYAKAFALKPDQGLLKYNEANELNLAGNKAEAVEAYSEAGRLFLASEEYNEMADVINALERIAPEDERTWALSGKFYYAVENKWEAKINFKKLCDAKTSDSTIWYLYGLLIHDENPEEAIKFFKKACKLGPEHGLYHFRLAEALYLIGEDCTAPLAEAETLEPNNGWIFNLKALCAIDEDDFFDAQIEIEKARSLLPDEIVILENYVEVMRLQGRLKECAPLFDIEAGTADLAAERNRAEAFHIYANALFFDEQYDEADTWYQKALRLNPEDSVLLTDKAENSIQIGYLNDADGLLVKAMDIEPTERIYRLIALLAVKKGDHARAEVSLRQAIEEFGESDELLFDLTNLYIQTNRKEKAKETIKLLADCEDQERLKELKALLKK; this is translated from the coding sequence ATGGAACGACTTAAGTTATATTTTTATTATTTTAAGAATAAATTTCTAAAAAGATCCGAAAGCAAAAAATCCCGTCTTGTGATAGATCCTGAAGAAATAAAGGAAGAAATATGGGAGGCGGATTTTTCGAAAAAGGAAAATTCCCGCTTTTTGGAAGAAAAAGGAGACGGTTACCAATCATTATTCGAAGAAAATCCAGAAGGTAATCCTTCTTACTCTTTGGAGCTTAAACGAAAGCATCTTTATGCTTGGACCTTAAACCCCGTATTTAGATATAAGGATTTTGTTCTTGATGCCGAAATTGATTTGCCCGGATTTAAAGATAACTTCATTCCTGAGCAAAACTCAAGTGCCGGTTATTGTGCCGCAGGCTTTGTATTCCGTCATATAAGCGATAAGGCTTTTTATTCTCTTCTTATTTCGGATAAGGGATGGATCAGGCTTGAAGCTGTCGTAAATTCCACACCAATGCCAATCTTAGGCTGGACAAAACCTTTAACGGATGTTGATAGTGCAAAATTTAAAATAAAATTAATCTGTGCAGGAACAAGTATCACTATTCTTGTGAACAATACTTGGCTTGGTAAGTTTGATTCCGATATTGTTCAGGCTGCCGGAAAAATCGGTTTTGCAGGGCAAAACTGGGAGACTCATTCAAAGGTAAAATTTTATCTTAACGAATTTAAAATTATTTCACAGCCTCTTCTTGTAGAAAACACCGATTCCGCCGCAAATAATCCTGATGCTATTTCGCCTGAGGCCTATATAAATCTTGCATCAACCTATTATGCTATGGGGCAATATGTTGCCGCTATTTATCAAATAAAACAAGCATGGAAGCTCCGTGAGCCCATTATTCAGGATCATATTTTGGCAGGAAGAATATATTTTGCTCAGCGTTTAAACGAAGAGGCTGAAAAGGAATTTTTGCAGGCCCTGGATATTGAGCATGATGATTATGAAATAATGGCTGAACTTGCAGGCCTTTACTATCAGTCAGGCAATATGAAAAAATTGGGAGATCTTTTAAAAGATATTCCTAATGAAGAAATTGAAAAATCTGTCTTGCTTTGCTCTTTACAAGGACATTTTTTGAATTCTCAAGGGGAACATGAAAAATCGGCTGCCTCATATGCAAAGGCCTTTGCATTAAAACCTGATCAAGGTTTATTAAAGTATAATGAGGCAAACGAGCTTAATCTTGCCGGAAATAAGGCGGAAGCTGTAGAAGCCTATTCCGAGGCCGGAAGACTCTTTTTAGCTTCTGAAGAATATAACGAAATGGCCGATGTAATAAACGCCCTTGAGCGTATTGCTCCGGAAGATGAGCGTACTTGGGCCTTAAGCGGTAAATTTTATTATGCCGTAGAGAACAAATGGGAAGCTAAGATTAATTTTAAAAAGCTTTGTGATGCAAAAACAAGCGATTCTACGATATGGTATTTATACGGACTCCTTATTCACGACGAAAACCCTGAAGAAGCTATAAAATTCTTCAAAAAGGCTTGTAAGCTGGGGCCCGAGCACGGCCTTTATCACTTCCGTTTGGCCGAAGCTCTTTATCTGATAGGGGAGGATTGCACTGCTCCTCTTGCAGAGGCTGAAACTCTTGAGCCTAATAACGGCTGGATATTTAATTTAAAGGCTCTTTGCGCCATAGATGAGGATGATTTTTTTGATGCCCAAATAGAAATTGAAAAAGCCCGCAGTCTTCTTCCTGATGAAATAGTTATTTTGGAAAACTATGTGGAAGTTATGCGTCTTCAAGGCCGATTAAAAGAATGTGCTCCTCTTTTTGATATAGAGGCAGGAACAGCCGACTTGGCGGCAGAAAGAAATAGGGCCGAAGCCTTTCATATTTATGCAAATGCCTTATTTTTTGATGAGCAATATGATGAAGCGGATACTTGGTATCAAAAGGCTTTAAGGCTGAACCCTGAAGATTCCGTTCTTTTAACGGATAAGGCAGAAAACTCGATACAGATAGGCTATCTAAATGATGCAGACGGCCTTTTGGTTAAGGCAATGGATATTGAGCCCACCGAAAGAATATACAGGCTAATAGCCCTTCTTGCGGTAAAAAAAGGCGATCACGCCCGTGCCGAAGTAAGCTTAAGGCAGGCTATCGAAGAATTCGGTGAAAGCGATGAACTTTTATTTGATCTTACAAACCTTTATATTCAGACAAACCGTAAAGAAAAAGCTAAGGAAACTATAAAGCTCTTGGCTGACTGTGAAGATCAAGAACGCCTAAAAGAACTAAAAGCTCTTTTAAAAAAATGA